Sequence from the Candidatus Delongbacteria bacterium genome:
TCGACGACCAGGTCACGTCGCCTTCGCCCTTCCGAAGCTGGACACTGGTGTTGGACTGCGGAGGTACCGTGATGACAGCCGACTCGGTATTCACGCCAATGACCTCCTTCTACATTCCGGGCCCCAACAACCCGCCAGTCGGCCCCACCCAGTTCTCGGGGTTGGATCCCAATGATTTCTGTGTCGACGTGGAAGTCCGTGCAACGTTCCCGGAAGGCTTCGGCCTGATGTCCGTTTCCCCCAATCCCTTCAACCCCACCACCAGGATTCAGTACAACCTGCCGACAGCTGGCGAGATGTTGCTGACCCTGCACGATCTGCGTGGCAGCCGAATCAGGGAGTTGGTGCGCGGACACATGGATGCCGGCGACGGA
This genomic interval carries:
- a CDS encoding T9SS type A sorting domain-containing protein, producing MFRFLLGILLATSTHAEFQIDVDPLTLPAGATVTDVIANIGSDAVNADYSSVISGPSGQPLMWHAVWQVDDQVTSPSPFRSWTLVLDCGGTVMTADSVFTPMTSFYIPGPNNPPVGPTQFSGLDPNDFCVDVEVRATFPEGFGLMSVSPNPFNPTTRIQYNLPTAGEMLLTLHDLRGSRIRELVRGHMDAGDGEIQLDGSDLASGLYLLELVQGDRRSVRTVTLIK